The Streptomyces sp. DH-12 genome has a window encoding:
- a CDS encoding excinuclease ABC subunit UvrA, with product MTQQDAYLTLTGATENNLKDVSLRIPKGRLTVFTGVSGSGKSSVVFDTIAVESQRQLNETYTWFVRNRLPKYERPHARALEHLTPVIVVDQRPVGGHSRSTVGTMTDVHSVLRVLFSRHGTPSAGPATAYSFNDPSGMCPGCDGLGRTVRPDWDRIIDPDRSLAEGAVRFPPFAPGTWQGQAYTNSDELDPDKPVRDFTAAEREFLMRGRPGSKVTVHGTGGTWTTEYEGLADRFERLYLKRDLEGMSQKTRDLVREFLTEGVCPDCGGARLNEAALASRIDGRNIADLSAMQVCDLIPVLRTIDDPVAGPVAAAAVAALERIDRIGLGYLSLDRATSTLSGGEGQRLKTVRHLGSSLTGMTYVFDEPSVGLHPRDVHRLGELLLRLRDKGNTVLVVEHDPDVIALADHVVDMGPGGGAEGGRVVFEGTPRELAASGTLTGRCLGRRTAVKTEVRQPTGELWVKGADRHNLRDVTVCFPAGVLTAVTGVAGSGKSSLVAEFTDAHPEVVVVDQSSIGISGRSTPATYLGVMDTVRKIFARGTGAEPGLFSFNSTGACATCGGRGILHTDLAFMDPVTTTCPDCEGRRFGEEVLRLTVDGRSVADVLEMTAGEALDFFHDTGVRRRLRALRDVGLTYLTLGQPLSTLSGGERQRLKLATRLHRDGAVYVLDEPTTGLHMADVDGLLGLLDRLVDAGNTVVVVEHNLQVVAHADRVIDLGPGGGKDGGRVVFEGTPAELLRAPGSFTGEHLRRATG from the coding sequence ATGACCCAGCAGGACGCGTACCTCACCCTCACCGGAGCCACCGAGAACAACCTGAAGGACGTCTCGCTCCGCATCCCGAAGGGCCGGCTGACCGTGTTCACCGGCGTTTCGGGATCGGGGAAGTCGTCGGTCGTCTTCGACACGATCGCGGTCGAGTCGCAGCGGCAGCTGAACGAGACGTACACCTGGTTCGTCCGCAACCGGCTGCCCAAGTACGAGCGGCCGCACGCGCGGGCGCTGGAGCACCTGACGCCGGTGATCGTCGTCGACCAGCGGCCGGTCGGCGGCCACTCCCGGTCGACGGTGGGCACGATGACGGACGTGCACTCGGTGCTGCGGGTGCTGTTCTCCCGGCACGGCACCCCGAGCGCGGGACCGGCGACCGCGTACTCGTTCAACGACCCGTCGGGCATGTGTCCCGGCTGCGACGGACTGGGCCGGACCGTACGGCCGGACTGGGACCGCATCATCGACCCGGACCGCTCCCTCGCCGAGGGGGCGGTCCGGTTCCCGCCGTTCGCCCCGGGCACCTGGCAGGGGCAGGCGTACACCAACAGCGACGAGCTGGACCCGGACAAGCCGGTGCGCGACTTCACCGCCGCCGAGCGGGAGTTCCTGATGCGGGGACGGCCCGGCAGCAAGGTCACCGTGCACGGCACGGGCGGCACCTGGACCACCGAGTACGAGGGACTGGCCGACCGCTTCGAACGGCTGTATCTGAAGCGGGACCTGGAGGGGATGAGCCAGAAGACCCGTGACCTGGTACGGGAGTTCCTCACCGAGGGCGTCTGCCCCGACTGCGGCGGGGCCCGGCTGAACGAGGCGGCGCTGGCCTCCCGGATCGACGGCCGGAACATCGCCGACCTCTCGGCGATGCAGGTGTGCGACCTGATCCCGGTGCTGCGGACGATCGACGACCCGGTGGCCGGGCCGGTCGCCGCGGCCGCCGTCGCCGCGCTGGAGCGGATCGACCGGATCGGCCTCGGCTATCTCAGCCTCGACCGGGCGACGTCCACGCTCTCCGGCGGCGAGGGCCAGCGGCTGAAAACCGTACGGCACCTGGGCTCCAGCCTGACCGGGATGACGTACGTCTTCGACGAGCCGAGCGTCGGACTGCACCCGCGGGACGTGCACCGGCTGGGTGAACTGCTGCTGCGCCTGCGGGACAAGGGCAACACCGTGCTGGTCGTCGAGCACGACCCGGACGTCATCGCGCTGGCCGACCACGTCGTCGACATGGGGCCGGGCGGAGGCGCCGAGGGCGGCAGGGTGGTGTTCGAGGGGACGCCGCGGGAGCTGGCCGCCTCGGGCACGCTGACGGGGCGGTGCCTCGGGCGGCGCACCGCGGTGAAGACGGAAGTACGGCAGCCCACGGGTGAGTTGTGGGTGAAGGGGGCGGACCGGCACAACCTGCGGGACGTCACCGTGTGCTTCCCGGCCGGGGTGCTGACCGCGGTGACCGGGGTGGCGGGGTCCGGGAAGAGCAGTCTGGTCGCCGAGTTCACCGACGCCCACCCCGAGGTCGTGGTGGTCGACCAGTCGTCCATCGGCATCTCCGGGCGGTCCACCCCGGCGACGTACCTGGGGGTCATGGACACCGTGCGGAAGATCTTCGCGCGGGGGACGGGCGCGGAACCGGGCCTGTTCAGCTTCAACTCCACCGGTGCGTGCGCCACCTGCGGCGGCCGCGGCATCCTCCACACCGACCTGGCGTTCATGGACCCGGTGACCACCACCTGCCCGGACTGCGAGGGGCGGCGGTTCGGCGAGGAGGTGCTGCGGCTGACCGTCGACGGCCGTTCGGTCGCCGACGTGCTGGAGATGACCGCCGGCGAGGCCCTGGACTTCTTCCACGACACGGGCGTACGGCGGCGGCTGCGCGCCCTGCGGGACGTCGGGCTCACCTACCTCACGCTGGGCCAGCCGCTGTCCACCCTGTCCGGCGGGGAGCGGCAGCGGCTGAAGCTGGCCACCCGGCTGCACCGGGACGGCGCGGTGTACGTGCTCGACGAGCCGACGACCGGGCTGCACATGGCGGACGTGGACGGTCTGCTCGGCCTGCTGGACCGGCTGGTGGACGCGGGCAACACGGTGGTCGTGGTCGAGCACAACCTCCAGGTGGTGGCGCACGCGGACCGGGTGATCGACCTGGGCCCGGGCGGCGGGAAGGACGGCGGCCGGGTGGTGTTCGAGGGCACGCCGGCCGAGCTGCTGCGGGCGCCGGGGTCGTTCACCGGAGAGCATCTGCGGCGGGCCACGGGCTGA
- a CDS encoding VOC family protein — translation MLTTRFVDGAPCWIDVGTPDPEGAASFYRALFGWSYRSAGPEGGGYGFFERAGRIVAGCAPVARDQGPAVWTVYFRSPDADATADAVRDAGGSVPEPPVTVGEQGRSAVVADPAGAPFGVWQPGRREGLESAGEAGSLCWAELYTPDIARAAAFYHAVLGWETSAVTLPGGVYTSAGPRAAGEGGAFGGMVPLADDPVERDEGRSHWLPYIGAEDPDAVVARASERGGRVRMPAASVPGVGRLARLEDPYGARFAVLRGDPRQT, via the coding sequence ATGCTCACCACCCGCTTCGTCGACGGCGCGCCCTGCTGGATCGACGTCGGCACGCCCGACCCGGAGGGCGCCGCGTCCTTCTACCGCGCCCTGTTCGGCTGGTCGTACCGCTCCGCGGGACCCGAGGGCGGAGGCTACGGCTTCTTCGAGCGGGCCGGCCGGATCGTCGCGGGCTGCGCGCCGGTCGCCCGCGACCAGGGACCGGCCGTCTGGACGGTGTACTTCCGCAGCCCCGACGCCGACGCCACCGCCGACGCGGTCCGCGACGCCGGGGGGAGCGTGCCGGAGCCGCCGGTCACCGTGGGGGAGCAGGGCCGGTCGGCGGTCGTCGCCGACCCGGCGGGCGCCCCCTTCGGCGTCTGGCAGCCCGGGCGGCGCGAGGGCCTGGAGTCGGCCGGCGAGGCGGGCAGCCTGTGCTGGGCCGAGCTGTACACGCCGGACATCGCCCGCGCCGCCGCCTTCTACCACGCGGTCCTCGGCTGGGAGACCTCCGCGGTGACCCTCCCCGGCGGCGTCTACACCTCCGCCGGCCCGCGGGCGGCCGGTGAGGGGGGCGCGTTCGGCGGGATGGTGCCGCTCGCCGACGACCCCGTGGAGCGGGACGAGGGCCGCTCGCACTGGCTGCCGTACATCGGCGCCGAGGACCCGGACGCCGTGGTCGCGCGCGCCTCCGAGCGGGGCGGCCGGGTGCGGATGCCCGCCGCCTCGGTCCCCGGGGTGGGCCGGCTGGCCCGCCTGGAGGACCCGTACGGCGCGCGCTTCGCGGTGCTCAGGGGCGACCCGCGCCAGACCTGA
- a CDS encoding ThuA domain-containing protein produces the protein MAAGAVAAGLLSGPAASARPAPDPSLTTMSITSPPGGANVRVLLFHGSAADGDESPLVNAGIAAIERIGQTGPENQRFTVTATGDASVFTNDKKLSRFNTIVFLTGGGDVLDPEQEAGLEAYMEAGGGFVGLHDAARAEPYSDWFTGLIGARPAAGQATVQRATVEVGDRLHPATRSLPLEWKRPDKWLNWAKNPSGDVHTVARVRESTYKPGAGANGWDHPVSWCRDYDGGRSFYTGMGGTVSSYDETDFREHLRGALLWTTRLVRADCKATITGNYKAERLTKPNQPGQNDQIGEPHGLVTAPDGRVFYIGRGGADASQPVVTDWNDPDVGKGTGEIHVYDPRTEEVTLAGALTVFGNKGGGDELTKVEEGLLGIELDPRFARNGWVYLHWTPHSGIDRDKRMAERRVSRFTLDHATGKLDLSSEKVLLKWPVQIHSCCHAGGGMAWDSKGNLYIATGDNNSSGFSGGYSGNNPEPHYKGVSFADARRTAGNTNNLNGKILRIHPEPDGTYTLPEGNLFTGRETDEGGGKTRGEIYVMGVRNPARISVDKETDVLYAGWVGPDAGAPSTTWGPAKYDTFAVITKASNRGWPYCMGDKQPYRDRNLPDPSKPLGWYDCDHPKNESPNNDGLVNLPPVTGNNIWYSPQGGGPGFPRDENGVPSYKQDEATYRLPWLRGGGQAAMNGPVYRYDDANPSDVKWPAYWDGKWFVGDFYDADQPRNAVLMDPRTQGDGGLPVHSESLKKIVPVGDDGIRNLMGWTFGPDGALYVLDYGRGFFTSDAKSALWRVTYTGGGPTPAAGQLARGTQ, from the coding sequence GTGGCCGCCGGCGCCGTCGCCGCCGGCCTGCTGTCGGGTCCCGCCGCCAGCGCGCGCCCGGCCCCGGATCCGTCCCTGACAACGATGTCCATCACATCGCCGCCCGGCGGCGCGAACGTCCGTGTGCTGCTGTTCCACGGCTCGGCGGCCGACGGCGACGAGTCGCCCCTGGTGAACGCCGGGATCGCGGCGATCGAGCGGATCGGGCAGACCGGTCCGGAGAACCAGCGCTTCACGGTGACCGCCACCGGCGACGCGTCGGTCTTCACCAACGACAAGAAGCTGAGCCGCTTCAACACGATCGTCTTCCTCACCGGCGGCGGGGACGTCCTCGACCCGGAGCAGGAGGCGGGCCTGGAGGCGTACATGGAGGCCGGCGGCGGGTTCGTCGGCCTGCACGACGCGGCCCGAGCGGAGCCCTACTCGGACTGGTTCACCGGGCTGATCGGCGCCCGCCCGGCCGCGGGGCAGGCCACCGTGCAGCGGGCGACCGTGGAGGTCGGCGACCGGCTGCACCCGGCGACCAGGAGCCTTCCGCTGGAGTGGAAGCGGCCCGACAAGTGGCTGAACTGGGCGAAGAACCCCTCCGGCGACGTCCACACGGTCGCCCGGGTGCGCGAGTCGACCTACAAGCCCGGCGCCGGCGCCAACGGCTGGGACCACCCGGTCAGCTGGTGCCGCGACTACGACGGCGGCCGCTCCTTCTACACCGGCATGGGCGGCACGGTGTCGTCGTACGACGAGACCGACTTCCGCGAGCACCTGCGCGGCGCCCTGCTGTGGACCACGCGTCTGGTCCGGGCCGACTGCAAGGCGACCATCACCGGCAACTACAAGGCGGAGCGGCTCACCAAGCCCAACCAGCCCGGGCAGAACGACCAGATCGGCGAGCCGCACGGCCTGGTCACCGCGCCCGACGGCCGCGTGTTCTACATCGGCCGGGGCGGCGCCGACGCCTCGCAGCCGGTCGTCACCGACTGGAACGACCCTGATGTCGGCAAGGGCACGGGCGAGATCCACGTCTACGACCCGAGGACCGAGGAGGTCACCCTCGCCGGCGCGCTCACCGTCTTCGGCAACAAGGGCGGCGGCGACGAGCTGACCAAGGTCGAGGAGGGCCTGCTCGGCATCGAACTCGACCCGCGGTTCGCGCGGAACGGATGGGTGTACCTGCACTGGACCCCGCACTCGGGGATCGACCGGGACAAGCGGATGGCCGAGCGGCGGGTCTCCCGCTTCACGCTCGACCACGCCACCGGCAAGCTGGACCTGAGCAGCGAGAAGGTGCTGCTGAAGTGGCCGGTGCAGATCCACAGCTGCTGCCACGCGGGCGGCGGGATGGCCTGGGACTCCAAGGGCAACCTGTACATCGCCACCGGTGACAACAACTCCAGCGGCTTCAGCGGCGGTTACTCCGGCAACAACCCGGAGCCCCACTACAAGGGCGTGTCCTTCGCCGACGCCCGCCGCACCGCCGGCAACACCAACAACCTCAACGGCAAGATCCTGCGCATCCACCCGGAGCCGGACGGCACGTACACCCTTCCCGAGGGCAACCTGTTCACCGGCAGGGAGACCGACGAGGGCGGCGGCAAGACCCGCGGCGAGATCTACGTGATGGGCGTGCGCAACCCGGCACGGATCTCCGTCGACAAGGAGACCGACGTCCTCTACGCGGGCTGGGTCGGCCCGGACGCCGGCGCCCCGTCGACGACCTGGGGACCGGCGAAGTACGACACGTTCGCCGTCATCACCAAGGCGTCCAACCGCGGCTGGCCGTACTGCATGGGCGACAAGCAGCCCTACCGGGACCGCAACCTGCCCGACCCGTCCAAGCCGCTCGGCTGGTACGACTGCGACCACCCGAAGAACGAGTCGCCGAACAACGACGGCCTGGTCAACCTGCCGCCGGTGACCGGCAACAACATCTGGTACTCGCCGCAGGGCGGCGGCCCCGGCTTCCCGCGCGACGAGAACGGCGTCCCGTCCTACAAGCAGGACGAGGCGACGTACCGGCTGCCCTGGCTGAGGGGCGGCGGGCAGGCCGCGATGAACGGCCCGGTCTACCGCTACGACGACGCGAACCCCAGTGACGTCAAGTGGCCCGCGTACTGGGACGGCAAGTGGTTCGTCGGCGACTTCTACGACGCCGACCAGCCGCGCAACGCGGTGCTGATGGACCCGAGGACACAGGGCGACGGCGGTCTGCCGGTGCACTCGGAGTCCCTGAAGAAGATCGTGCCGGTCGGCGACGACGGCATCAGGAACCTGATGGGCTGGACGTTCGGCCCGGACGGCGCGCTGTACGTGCTGGACTACGGGCGCGGGTTCTTCACCTCCGACGCCAAGTCCGCGCTGTGGCGCGTCACCTACACGGGCGGCGGGCCGACCCCGGCCGCCGGGCAACTGGCGAGGGGGACGCAGTGA
- a CDS encoding multicopper oxidase domain-containing protein produces the protein MDRRGFNRRVLLSGAAVATTSLSAASGAASAPATARTAPAGGEVRRIKLYAERLAGGQMGYGLEKGKATIPGPLIELNEGDTLHIEFENTMDVPVSLHVHGVDYEISSDGTQQNRSAVEPGGTRTYTWRTHKPGRRADGTWRAGSAGYWHYHDHVVGTVHGTGGIRGGLYGPVIVRRKGDILPDATHTIVFNDMTINNKPAHTGPDFEATVGDRVEIVMITHGEYYHTFHMHGHRWADNRTGILTGPDDPTRVVDTKICGPADSFGFQVIAGEGVGAGAWMYHCHVQSHSDMGMVGLFLVRKPDGTIPGYDPHEHAHTAGAGEKSRHEH, from the coding sequence ATGGACAGACGCGGTTTCAACCGGCGGGTACTCCTGAGCGGCGCCGCAGTGGCGACGACATCGTTGTCAGCCGCTTCCGGGGCCGCGAGCGCCCCCGCGACGGCGAGGACCGCGCCCGCCGGGGGCGAGGTGCGCCGGATCAAGCTGTACGCCGAGCGCCTCGCCGGCGGGCAGATGGGCTACGGCCTCGAGAAGGGCAAGGCGACGATCCCCGGCCCGCTCATCGAGCTCAACGAGGGCGACACCCTGCACATCGAGTTCGAGAACACCATGGACGTCCCGGTCAGCCTGCACGTCCACGGCGTCGACTACGAGATCTCCAGCGACGGCACCCAGCAGAACCGGAGCGCCGTCGAGCCCGGCGGCACCCGCACCTACACCTGGCGCACCCACAAGCCGGGACGGCGCGCGGACGGCACCTGGCGGGCGGGCAGCGCGGGGTACTGGCACTACCACGACCACGTCGTCGGCACCGTGCACGGCACCGGCGGCATCCGGGGCGGCCTCTACGGCCCGGTGATCGTGCGCCGCAAGGGGGACATCCTGCCGGACGCCACCCACACCATCGTCTTCAACGACATGACGATCAACAACAAGCCGGCGCACACGGGCCCGGACTTCGAGGCCACCGTGGGCGACCGGGTCGAGATCGTCATGATCACGCACGGCGAGTACTACCACACCTTCCACATGCACGGTCACCGCTGGGCCGACAACCGCACCGGCATCCTCACCGGCCCCGACGACCCCACCCGGGTCGTCGACACCAAGATCTGCGGCCCCGCCGACTCCTTCGGCTTCCAGGTGATCGCGGGGGAGGGGGTGGGCGCGGGCGCCTGGATGTACCACTGCCACGTCCAGAGCCACTCCGACATGGGCATGGTCGGCCTGTTCCTGGTCCGGAAGCCGGACGGCACCATCCCCGGCTACGACCCGCACGAGCACGCCCACACCGCGGGCGCCGGGGAGAAGTCGCGGCACGAGCACTGA
- a CDS encoding family 16 glycoside hydrolase: protein MWAALLAGLMMVLGLQALPAAGQPKAEGGRAAAQVLTWTAGNDIDRYLSAPATAVAGPATIVFENSVATGNTTGMPHTLTFVTSDPEYNNDVQLNILANPTDAQGGRHTAEVTLTPGRYLYHCTIPGHGEMRGVLTVTEGGGEDTTAPEATAKVTGTQNGQGAYVGSASVTLEATDEGSGVDRIEYALGDDDAWQPYTAPVVVDQVGTHTVRYRALDRAGNVSEEKSVEFTVVAPPTDDTTPPETSATVDGEKNADGHYIDMATVTVTASDTGSGVNTIEYALGADGAWQPYAGPVMVHEAGTHTVRYRATDKAGNAAAEKSVEFTVVAAPPQDTTPPTTGVTVQGTKNSDGAYVGRATVTVSADDGHGGSGVARVEYSLDAGPYLAYTAPVVVDRAGRHTVAYRATDEAGNTSEPLTVSFTVVSGGVPAPPCPEYDERLTVIVGTVDSGVPNRVTDNRCRIGELIEDEKEWTSQALFLKHVRAVLDALEEEGVVDRREYRAINKAARQSGIGTPGRTEGYRTILDGTEASFARWEQVGGGSFSLNPDGSITSGTTRGGLGMLWFPERKYGDFSLKLQWRDDAPGTGNANSGVFVRFPQIHDHPEEPRPEWAAIKFGHEIQVFDSPTGDMYKTGSVYGFDRVGLAGAGVTQKGTWNDYEIRVVDQHYEVYRNGVLINEFDNVGGLDFSPPRSDDPGTDGRRYASGYIGLQVHGTTDVVSYRDVRIKEL, encoded by the coding sequence GTGTGGGCCGCGCTGCTGGCCGGCCTGATGATGGTGCTCGGCCTGCAGGCGCTGCCCGCCGCCGGGCAGCCGAAGGCCGAGGGCGGCCGCGCGGCGGCCCAGGTCCTCACCTGGACCGCCGGCAACGACATCGACAGGTACCTGTCCGCACCGGCCACCGCGGTGGCCGGTCCCGCGACGATCGTCTTCGAGAACAGCGTGGCCACCGGCAACACCACCGGCATGCCGCACACCCTGACGTTCGTCACCTCCGACCCGGAGTACAACAACGACGTCCAGCTGAACATCCTGGCCAACCCGACCGACGCGCAGGGCGGCCGGCACACGGCGGAGGTGACGCTCACCCCGGGCCGGTACCTCTACCACTGCACCATCCCCGGCCACGGCGAGATGCGGGGCGTGCTCACCGTCACCGAGGGCGGCGGCGAGGACACCACCGCGCCGGAGGCCACGGCGAAGGTGACCGGCACGCAGAACGGCCAGGGCGCGTACGTCGGGTCCGCGAGCGTCACCCTGGAGGCCACGGACGAGGGCTCGGGCGTGGACCGCATCGAGTACGCGCTCGGTGACGACGACGCCTGGCAGCCGTACACCGCCCCGGTCGTGGTCGACCAGGTCGGCACGCACACCGTCCGCTACCGCGCCCTGGACAGGGCCGGCAACGTGTCGGAGGAGAAGAGCGTCGAGTTCACCGTCGTCGCTCCGCCGACGGACGACACCACGCCGCCGGAGACCTCGGCGACCGTGGACGGCGAGAAGAACGCCGACGGTCACTACATCGACATGGCGACGGTCACCGTCACCGCCTCCGACACCGGCTCCGGCGTCAACACCATCGAGTACGCGCTCGGCGCGGACGGCGCCTGGCAGCCGTACGCCGGTCCGGTGATGGTGCACGAGGCGGGCACCCACACCGTCCGCTACCGGGCCACCGACAAGGCGGGCAACGCCGCGGCGGAGAAGAGCGTGGAGTTCACGGTCGTCGCCGCTCCCCCGCAGGACACCACCCCGCCCACCACCGGTGTCACCGTCCAGGGCACGAAGAACTCCGACGGCGCCTACGTCGGCCGCGCCACGGTGACGGTCAGCGCCGACGACGGGCACGGCGGGTCAGGAGTGGCGCGCGTCGAGTACTCCCTCGACGCGGGGCCGTACCTGGCGTACACCGCGCCCGTGGTGGTCGACCGGGCGGGCCGGCACACCGTGGCCTACCGGGCGACCGACGAGGCCGGCAACACCTCCGAGCCGCTCACGGTGAGCTTCACGGTGGTGTCCGGCGGGGTGCCCGCGCCCCCCTGCCCCGAGTACGACGAGCGGCTGACCGTGATCGTCGGCACGGTCGACTCGGGCGTGCCGAACCGGGTGACCGACAACCGGTGCCGGATCGGCGAGCTGATCGAGGACGAGAAGGAGTGGACCTCGCAGGCGCTGTTCCTGAAGCACGTCAGGGCCGTGCTGGACGCGCTGGAGGAGGAAGGGGTCGTCGACCGGCGTGAGTACCGGGCGATTAACAAGGCGGCCCGGCAGTCCGGCATCGGCACGCCCGGTCGGACCGAGGGCTACCGCACCATCCTCGACGGCACCGAGGCGTCGTTCGCCCGGTGGGAGCAGGTGGGCGGCGGTTCGTTCAGCCTGAACCCGGACGGGTCGATCACCTCGGGCACCACCCGGGGCGGGCTCGGCATGCTGTGGTTCCCGGAGCGCAAGTACGGCGACTTCTCGCTGAAGCTCCAGTGGCGTGACGACGCCCCGGGCACCGGCAACGCCAACTCCGGTGTGTTCGTGCGGTTCCCGCAGATCCACGACCACCCGGAGGAGCCCCGTCCCGAGTGGGCCGCCATCAAGTTCGGGCACGAGATCCAGGTGTTCGACTCGCCCACCGGCGACATGTACAAGACGGGCTCGGTCTACGGCTTCGACCGTGTGGGCCTGGCCGGCGCGGGCGTGACGCAGAAGGGCACCTGGAACGACTACGAGATCCGGGTGGTGGACCAGCACTACGAGGTCTACCGCAACGGCGTGCTGATCAACGAGTTCGACAACGTCGGCGGCCTGGACTTCTCCCCGCCGCGCTCGGACGACCCGGGCACGGACGGGCGGCGGTACGCCTCCGGCTACATCGGACTGCAGGTGCACGGCACGACGGACGTCGTCTCCTACCGGGACGTGCGGATCAAGGAGCTGTGA
- a CDS encoding acyl-ACP desaturase encodes MTLTPPHLGSPSVWTDARLLYALEEVVEKELNRHLKVAKDWMPHEYVPWSDGRNFPGFFEDGEAWEKGQSKVTEVGRIALVVNLLTEDNLPSYHHEIATLFGRDGAWGTWVHRWTAEEGRHGIVMRDYLLASRAVDPDKLEQFRMAHMSEGFESDNRHSMLHSVAYVAFQELATRISHRNTGHQSGDPVCDRMLARIATDENLHMVFYRNLLKAAFEIAPDLTMQAVRDVVVNFRMPGHSIPGFERAAAQMAIGEVYNLRIHHDDVLQPVLRFLRVMEIDGLGPEGLKAQEELGVFLGGLDAEARTFDEKLAARKARMAARAAG; translated from the coding sequence GTGACACTCACTCCTCCCCACCTCGGCAGCCCTTCCGTCTGGACCGACGCCCGGCTGTTGTACGCGCTGGAGGAAGTGGTCGAGAAGGAACTCAACCGGCATCTGAAGGTCGCGAAGGACTGGATGCCGCACGAGTACGTGCCGTGGAGCGACGGCCGCAACTTCCCCGGCTTCTTCGAGGACGGCGAGGCCTGGGAGAAGGGCCAGTCGAAGGTCACCGAGGTCGGCCGGATCGCGCTCGTGGTCAACCTGCTGACGGAGGACAACCTCCCCAGCTACCACCACGAGATCGCCACGCTGTTCGGCCGGGACGGCGCCTGGGGCACCTGGGTGCACCGCTGGACCGCGGAGGAGGGCCGGCACGGCATCGTGATGCGCGACTACCTGCTCGCCTCGCGCGCGGTGGACCCGGACAAGCTCGAGCAGTTCCGCATGGCGCACATGAGCGAGGGCTTCGAGTCGGACAACCGGCACTCGATGCTGCACTCGGTCGCCTACGTCGCCTTCCAGGAGCTGGCCACCCGCATCTCCCACCGCAACACCGGGCACCAGTCCGGCGACCCGGTCTGCGACCGGATGCTGGCGCGGATCGCGACCGACGAGAACCTGCACATGGTGTTCTACCGGAACCTGCTGAAGGCGGCGTTCGAGATCGCCCCGGACCTGACGATGCAGGCGGTCCGCGACGTGGTGGTGAACTTCCGCATGCCCGGCCACAGCATCCCCGGCTTCGAGCGGGCGGCCGCGCAGATGGCCATCGGCGAGGTGTACAACCTGCGCATCCACCACGACGACGTGCTGCAGCCGGTGCTGCGCTTCCTGAGGGTCATGGAGATCGACGGGCTGGGCCCGGAGGGCCTCAAGGCGCAGGAGGAGCTCGGTGTGTTCCTCGGCGGGCTGGACGCCGAGGCGCGCACGTTCGACGAGAAGCTCGCCGCCCGCAAGGCGCGGATGGCCGCCCGCGCCGCCGGCTGA
- a CDS encoding LacI family DNA-binding transcriptional regulator, protein MSETASRPTLEAVAARAGVSRATVSRVVNGSDGVREPLAERVRRAVDELGYVPNQAARSLVTRRHDAVAVIVAEPETRVFADPFFARQLRGISKELTAHDNQLVLLLTEDRDDHARVARYLAGGHVDGALVFSLHIDDPLPGLIQRAGLPTVFGGRPHWNGGEDGVRYVDTDNRGGARDAVRHLLGLGRQRIAHITGALDQTSAVDRLDGFRDVMADPDPALVEEGGFTAAGGERAMRALLGRRPDLDAVFAGNDLMAAGALRALREHGRRVPEDVAVVGFDDMLPIAEQTEPPLTTVRQDIEEMGRLMTRLLLRDLDRGTAPDETAGAGPSGVVLPVTLVRRASA, encoded by the coding sequence GTGAGCGAGACGGCGTCACGTCCCACGCTGGAGGCCGTGGCCGCGCGGGCCGGGGTCTCCCGGGCCACGGTGTCCCGTGTGGTCAACGGCTCCGACGGAGTGCGCGAACCACTGGCCGAACGCGTCCGGCGCGCGGTGGACGAACTCGGCTACGTCCCCAACCAGGCCGCCCGCAGCCTGGTCACCCGGCGCCACGACGCCGTCGCCGTCATCGTGGCCGAGCCGGAGACCCGGGTCTTCGCCGACCCCTTCTTCGCCCGCCAGCTGCGCGGCATCAGCAAGGAACTGACCGCCCACGACAACCAGCTGGTGCTGCTGCTCACCGAGGACCGCGACGACCACGCGCGCGTCGCGCGCTATCTGGCCGGCGGCCATGTCGACGGCGCCCTGGTGTTCTCCCTGCACATCGACGACCCGCTGCCCGGACTGATCCAGCGGGCCGGACTGCCGACCGTGTTCGGCGGCCGGCCGCACTGGAACGGCGGCGAGGACGGCGTGCGGTACGTCGACACCGACAACCGCGGCGGCGCCCGCGACGCCGTACGGCATCTGCTCGGCCTCGGCCGCCAACGGATCGCGCACATCACCGGCGCCCTCGACCAGACCTCGGCCGTGGACCGGCTCGACGGCTTCCGGGACGTCATGGCCGACCCCGACCCGGCGCTCGTCGAGGAGGGCGGCTTCACCGCCGCCGGCGGCGAGCGGGCGATGCGCGCCCTGCTCGGCCGCCGGCCCGACCTGGACGCGGTGTTCGCCGGGAACGACCTGATGGCGGCCGGCGCCCTGCGGGCGCTGCGCGAGCACGGCCGGCGGGTGCCCGAGGACGTCGCGGTGGTCGGCTTCGACGACATGCTGCCGATCGCCGAGCAGACCGAACCCCCGCTCACCACGGTCCGTCAGGACATCGAGGAGATGGGCCGCCTGATGACCCGCCTGCTGCTGCGCGACCTGGACCGCGGCACCGCGCCGGACGAGACCGCGGGCGCCGGGCCGTCCGGGGTGGTGCTGCCGGTCACGCTGGTCCGCAGGGCGTCCGCCTGA
- a CDS encoding WhiB family transcriptional regulator: protein MHTDTLTPPDLTWQEEALCAQTGGDFFFPEPGSSVREAKRICGLCPIRAACLEYALTHDMRFGVWGGLSEKERHELRRAGRR, encoded by the coding sequence ATGCACACCGACACATTGACGCCACCCGACCTCACCTGGCAGGAGGAGGCGCTGTGCGCGCAGACCGGGGGAGACTTCTTCTTCCCCGAGCCCGGCAGCTCGGTCCGTGAGGCCAAGCGCATCTGCGGCCTGTGCCCGATCCGCGCCGCCTGCCTGGAGTACGCCCTCACCCACGACATGCGCTTCGGCGTGTGGGGCGGCCTGTCCGAGAAGGAACGCCACGAACTGCGGCGCGCCGGACGCCGGTAG